From Dethiobacter alkaliphilus AHT 1, a single genomic window includes:
- the frr gene encoding ribosome recycling factor gives MVQSVYSDAQERMEKAVSALKRDLATLRAGRATPSLLDKIVVDYYGSSMPINQLANVSTPEPRLLVIQPWDKNAVAEVERAILKSDLGLTPVSDGSIIRLAIPQLTEERRKELVKVSKKKAEDGRVSIRNIRRDANEDLKRLEKDNEITEDELHKAQDDIQKLTDKFIAEADSVLDAKEKEIMEV, from the coding sequence ATGGTACAGTCAGTTTACAGCGACGCCCAGGAAAGAATGGAGAAAGCAGTGTCAGCTTTGAAAAGGGATCTGGCCACACTGCGCGCCGGTCGTGCCACACCTTCCTTGCTTGACAAAATTGTGGTGGATTATTATGGTTCCAGCATGCCCATCAACCAGTTGGCCAACGTTTCCACACCGGAACCGCGGCTTTTGGTAATTCAGCCCTGGGATAAAAATGCGGTGGCTGAAGTCGAGCGTGCCATTTTGAAGTCCGATTTGGGGCTCACCCCTGTTAGTGACGGCAGTATAATCAGGTTGGCAATTCCGCAGCTTACCGAGGAGAGGCGCAAAGAACTGGTCAAAGTAAGCAAGAAAAAGGCTGAAGATGGCCGGGTGTCCATCCGCAACATCCGCCGTGATGCCAACGAAGATCTGAAGCGCCTGGAAAAGGACAACGAAATTACTGAAGATGAGCTACATAAGGCACAAGACGATATACAAAAGCTCACAGATAAATTTATTGCCGAAGCAGACAGTGTTCTCGATGCTAAAGAAAAAGAGATTATGGAGGTCTAG
- the pyrH gene encoding UMP kinase, which translates to MEKAVYKRIILKLSGEALAGDKGFGIDPDVLRDIAAQVEEVRNLGVEIAIIVGGGNIWRGAPAGERGMDRATADYMGMLATVLNAMALQDALESRGVDTRVQTAIEMQQVAEPYIRRRAIRHLEKGRIVIFAGGTGNPYFSTDTTAALRAAEIEAEVILLAKGKVDAVYDDDPLVNPDAKKFTELTYIDLINRGLGVMDSTAASLCMDNKIPLIVFGLNTSGNIKRVLLGEKIGTYVLE; encoded by the coding sequence ATGGAAAAAGCGGTTTATAAACGAATTATTCTGAAGTTAAGTGGTGAGGCGCTGGCCGGGGACAAAGGTTTTGGCATTGACCCCGATGTTTTGCGCGATATTGCCGCACAGGTAGAAGAGGTCCGTAATTTGGGTGTGGAAATCGCCATCATTGTTGGCGGGGGAAACATCTGGCGTGGTGCTCCGGCCGGTGAACGTGGTATGGACCGGGCCACTGCTGACTATATGGGAATGTTGGCTACGGTACTAAACGCCATGGCGCTGCAGGATGCCTTGGAGTCCCGGGGCGTGGATACCCGGGTACAGACAGCCATTGAAATGCAGCAGGTGGCGGAGCCCTACATCCGCCGTCGTGCCATCCGGCATTTGGAAAAGGGGCGTATCGTGATTTTTGCCGGCGGAACCGGTAATCCTTATTTTTCCACCGATACCACCGCAGCTCTGCGGGCGGCGGAGATTGAAGCAGAAGTGATTTTGCTGGCCAAGGGTAAAGTGGATGCAGTTTATGATGATGATCCGCTGGTGAACCCCGACGCTAAAAAGTTTACCGAGCTAACCTATATTGACCTGATTAACAGGGGTCTCGGCGTGATGGACTCCACCGCTGCATCCCTTTGTATGGACAATAAGATTCCGTTAATAGTATTTGGCCTCAACACGTCTGGCAATATCAAGAGGGTCTTGCTTGGCGAAAAAATAGGTACGTACGTTCTTGAATAA
- a CDS encoding tyrosine recombinase XerC has product MVDFLGSFLTFLQVEKNASPHTIRNYAEDLGQFFQFLEKEGASFPQDLDYLAIRHFLALMQAHGYERRTIARKLAAIRSFLRHLNREGYLADTSWTTISTPRIGKKLPKFLYVDEVFRLLAAPDSQTPAGLRDVAILEFLYSSGVRVSELVALELQSLDLNRGQAIVMGKGGCERLVHLGRFARRSLLAYLEQGRPEILRKNADGDREGALWLNKYGTRLSDRGVRRIVEKYVRQVSLAKGISPHSIRHSFATHLLNAGADLRVVQELLGHVNISTTQIYTHITRDQLKEVYNGAHPRA; this is encoded by the coding sequence ATGGTGGACTTTCTGGGCAGTTTCCTTACTTTTCTGCAGGTGGAAAAAAATGCCTCACCCCATACGATTCGAAATTATGCCGAAGACTTAGGCCAGTTTTTTCAGTTTCTTGAGAAGGAAGGTGCAAGCTTTCCCCAAGATCTGGATTATTTGGCAATCCGGCATTTTCTGGCGCTTATGCAAGCGCATGGGTATGAGCGTAGAACCATTGCCCGTAAGTTAGCAGCCATTCGTTCCTTTTTACGCCATCTTAACCGGGAAGGTTATCTGGCAGATACTTCATGGACCACCATATCCACACCACGAATAGGTAAAAAACTTCCAAAGTTTCTTTATGTTGATGAAGTGTTTCGTCTTTTGGCAGCGCCGGACTCACAGACGCCGGCGGGACTACGGGATGTTGCTATTTTGGAGTTTTTGTATTCTTCCGGTGTTCGGGTCAGTGAGCTTGTGGCGTTGGAACTTCAGTCACTGGATTTGAACCGGGGGCAGGCCATTGTAATGGGCAAAGGTGGCTGTGAACGGTTGGTCCACCTGGGACGGTTTGCCCGCAGGTCCCTGTTGGCTTATCTGGAGCAGGGCCGTCCTGAAATTCTGCGTAAAAACGCTGATGGTGACCGGGAAGGCGCACTGTGGCTCAATAAGTACGGTACCCGCCTTTCAGACAGAGGAGTGAGGCGCATTGTGGAGAAATATGTGCGCCAGGTAAGCCTGGCCAAGGGCATCAGCCCGCACAGTATCCGTCATAGTTTTGCCACCCACCTGCTCAATGCCGGTGCCGACCTGCGCGTTGTTCAGGAACTATTGGGCCATGTGAATATCTCCACAACGCAAATTTACACACATATTACCCGGGACCAGCTCAAAGAAGTGTATAACGGGGCTCATCCCCGCGCATAA
- the codY gene encoding GTP-sensing pleiotropic transcriptional regulator CodY yields the protein MTNLLEKSRRINKILQKTAGQHVDFKEVADVLKNVIHANIYIADRGGKILGYSLVDEFECELMVTEVLKDGVFPDDYNQQLLGVDESRVNLRQKVNDCVFIDDTECLFTNKITTIVPIIGGGKRLGTLLLARFAKEFDPEDLILAEYGATVVGMEILRSKAEKIEEEARNKAVVQLAIGTLSYSEMEAVEHIFEELNGDEGLLVASKIADQLGITRSVIVNALRKFESAGVIESRSLGMKGTYIKVKNPYLLDQLAKRKGVRM from the coding sequence ATGACAAACTTACTTGAGAAATCCCGCAGAATTAATAAGATTCTGCAAAAAACCGCCGGGCAGCACGTTGATTTTAAAGAAGTGGCGGATGTGTTGAAAAATGTGATTCATGCCAATATCTATATTGCTGACCGTGGCGGCAAGATTTTAGGTTATTCCCTGGTGGATGAATTTGAATGTGAACTAATGGTAACGGAGGTTCTAAAGGACGGCGTTTTCCCCGACGACTACAATCAGCAGCTCTTAGGCGTGGATGAATCGCGGGTAAACCTTCGCCAAAAAGTAAACGATTGTGTTTTTATTGATGATACCGAATGCCTGTTTACCAACAAAATTACCACCATCGTACCCATTATCGGTGGAGGTAAAAGGCTGGGCACCCTGCTCTTAGCTCGTTTTGCCAAGGAGTTTGACCCGGAAGATTTGATTTTGGCTGAGTACGGCGCCACCGTTGTAGGTATGGAAATTCTGCGTTCCAAGGCGGAGAAAATTGAAGAAGAGGCCCGCAACAAAGCTGTGGTCCAGCTGGCCATCGGCACCCTTTCCTATTCAGAGATGGAGGCCGTGGAGCATATCTTTGAAGAACTAAACGGTGATGAAGGTCTTCTGGTGGCCAGTAAAATTGCCGATCAACTGGGCATTACCCGTTCCGTCATTGTTAACGCCCTGCGGAAGTTTGAAAGCGCCGGGGTAATTGAATCCCGTTCCTTGGGTATGAAGGGGACTTACATTAAGGTTAAGAACCCATACCTGTTGGATCAGCTTGCTAAGCGCAAAGGCGTAAGAATGTAA
- the tsf gene encoding translation elongation factor Ts codes for MIPASVVKELRDKTGAGMMDCKKALNETNGDVEKAVEYLREKGLAAAAKKAGRIAAEGIVHAYIHMGGKIGVLVEVNCETDFVARTDDFQDFVRDVAMQIAATNPQYLSREEVPEEMLEKEREILRAQALNEGKPEKVVEKIIAGRIEKYYAENCLLEQAFIRDTDKSITDLLKDKIAKIGENISIRRFTRYEMGEGLEKKGCNLAEEVAQMTKPE; via the coding sequence ATGATTCCCGCATCTGTTGTAAAAGAACTCCGTGATAAAACCGGGGCAGGAATGATGGATTGCAAGAAGGCCTTGAATGAAACCAATGGTGATGTGGAAAAAGCCGTTGAGTACTTACGTGAAAAGGGCCTTGCAGCCGCTGCCAAAAAAGCCGGCCGCATTGCTGCTGAAGGTATTGTGCATGCCTATATACATATGGGCGGTAAAATAGGCGTTTTGGTAGAAGTAAACTGTGAAACAGATTTTGTGGCTCGCACCGATGACTTCCAGGACTTTGTCCGGGACGTTGCAATGCAGATTGCGGCCACAAACCCCCAATACCTTTCCCGGGAAGAAGTCCCGGAAGAGATGTTGGAAAAAGAAAGAGAGATTTTGCGTGCCCAGGCTTTAAATGAAGGCAAGCCTGAAAAAGTGGTGGAAAAAATCATTGCCGGCCGCATTGAAAAGTACTATGCCGAAAACTGCTTGCTTGAGCAGGCGTTTATTCGTGACACCGATAAGTCCATTACCGATCTTTTGAAGGATAAAATTGCAAAAATCGGTGAAAACATAAGCATCCGCCGTTTCACACGCTATGAAATGGGCGAAGGGCTGGAAAAGAAAGGCTGTAATCTGGCCGAAGAAGTGGCACAGATGACTAAGCCGGAATAA
- the trmFO gene encoding methylenetetrahydrofolate--tRNA-(uracil(54)-C(5))-methyltransferase (FADH(2)-oxidizing) TrmFO: MAEITIIGGGLAGAEAAWQVAKTGLSVRLYEMRPHKMTPAHHGPHLAELVCSNSLRAASLENAVGLLKEEMRKFDSLIIAQADKHAVPAGGALAVDREGFARGVTEAIDNLPNVVRVEEEVREIPATTAGPVILATGPLTAEDLADEIGRLTGEDSLYFYDAAAPIVTAESIDMKKVFCASRYGKGTADYLNCPMNEEEYQQFYTALTTAEVYEGHCDTDEKKYFEGCMPVEVMASRGYETLKFGPLKPVGLTDPNTGQQAFAVVQLRQDNAAATLYNMVGFQTRLRWPEQKRVFRMIPGLENAEFARYGVMHRNTYINSPKTLQPTLQFKENDKLFFAGQVTGVEGYVESAAMGLVAGINAARVADGQDPLVWPNETAHGALTRYITTADPGNFQPMNVNFGIFPPLATRVPKKERKKAMAERALAKVEQWRLNWQN, translated from the coding sequence GTGGCTGAGATCACCATTATAGGGGGCGGTCTGGCCGGCGCGGAAGCCGCCTGGCAGGTAGCCAAAACCGGCCTCAGTGTCCGCCTTTATGAAATGCGTCCGCACAAAATGACTCCGGCCCACCACGGGCCGCATCTGGCGGAGTTGGTCTGCAGTAATTCCCTGCGGGCTGCGTCCCTGGAAAACGCCGTGGGCCTTTTAAAAGAAGAAATGCGCAAGTTTGACTCGCTGATTATCGCCCAGGCGGACAAGCATGCCGTGCCGGCAGGAGGCGCCCTGGCAGTTGACCGGGAAGGTTTTGCCCGGGGAGTAACGGAGGCCATAGATAATTTACCCAATGTAGTTCGAGTGGAAGAGGAGGTGCGGGAAATCCCCGCCACCACAGCAGGCCCGGTGATTTTAGCCACCGGGCCCCTCACAGCTGAGGATTTGGCAGATGAGATTGGCCGCCTCACCGGTGAAGATTCCCTGTATTTTTATGACGCCGCCGCACCCATTGTCACCGCCGAGTCTATAGACATGAAGAAAGTTTTCTGCGCTTCCCGTTACGGAAAAGGTACAGCCGATTATCTCAACTGCCCCATGAATGAGGAAGAATACCAACAGTTCTATACCGCTCTGACCACAGCTGAGGTATATGAGGGCCACTGTGATACCGATGAAAAAAAATATTTTGAAGGGTGCATGCCGGTGGAGGTTATGGCTTCCCGCGGGTATGAAACTCTTAAGTTTGGCCCTTTAAAACCGGTGGGGCTAACCGATCCCAATACGGGACAGCAAGCCTTTGCGGTGGTGCAGCTGCGCCAGGATAATGCGGCAGCCACCCTGTACAATATGGTGGGGTTTCAGACCAGACTGCGTTGGCCCGAACAAAAACGGGTTTTTCGTATGATTCCCGGTCTGGAAAACGCAGAGTTTGCCCGCTACGGAGTAATGCACCGCAACACTTATATTAACTCACCAAAAACTCTGCAGCCCACCCTGCAGTTCAAGGAAAATGATAAACTGTTTTTTGCCGGACAGGTTACCGGAGTGGAAGGGTATGTGGAATCGGCGGCCATGGGCCTGGTGGCAGGCATTAATGCCGCCAGGGTGGCAGATGGCCAAGACCCGTTGGTCTGGCCAAACGAGACTGCTCATGGTGCCCTGACCCGTTATATCACCACCGCGGATCCCGGGAACTTTCAACCCATGAATGTAAATTTTGGCATTTTCCCGCCCTTGGCTACCCGTGTGCCCAAAAAAGAGCGAAAAAAGGCCATGGCGGAACGGGCATTGGCAAAAGTCGAACAATGGCGTCTTAATTGGCAAAATTAA
- the rpsB gene encoding 30S ribosomal protein S2, giving the protein MPVVSMKQLLEAGVHFGHQTRRWNPKMKTYIFTERNGIYIIDLQKTVRMIDDCYNFVKNLAADGGKIMFVGTKKQAQESIQTEAERCGMFYVNQRWLGGMLTNFKTIRNRVNRLIELEKMEEDGVFEVLPKKEVIKLRHEYDKLNKFLSGVRNMKSLPDALFIVDPRKEKIAVAEARKLGIPIVAIVDTNCDPDEIDYIIPGNDDAIRAVKLISGRMADAVLEGLEGRQDHVVVEDEANQQQADVAPVVES; this is encoded by the coding sequence ATGCCGGTAGTATCTATGAAACAGTTGCTGGAAGCCGGTGTCCATTTCGGACATCAGACCCGCCGCTGGAATCCCAAAATGAAAACTTATATCTTCACTGAAAGAAACGGGATTTACATCATTGACCTGCAAAAGACCGTTCGCATGATTGACGATTGCTATAACTTCGTTAAGAATCTGGCCGCCGATGGTGGAAAGATTATGTTTGTCGGTACCAAAAAGCAGGCTCAGGAGTCCATCCAGACAGAGGCGGAGCGTTGTGGCATGTTCTATGTGAACCAGCGCTGGCTTGGTGGTATGCTCACCAACTTCAAAACCATTCGTAACCGGGTTAATCGTCTGATTGAACTGGAGAAGATGGAAGAAGACGGCGTGTTTGAAGTCCTGCCCAAAAAGGAAGTGATTAAGCTTCGTCATGAATATGACAAGCTGAACAAGTTCCTTTCCGGGGTACGGAACATGAAGAGTCTTCCCGATGCCCTGTTTATTGTGGATCCCCGCAAGGAAAAAATCGCGGTGGCTGAAGCACGCAAGCTGGGAATCCCCATTGTGGCCATTGTTGATACCAACTGTGACCCCGATGAAATCGATTATATTATCCCAGGTAACGATGACGCGATCCGTGCAGTCAAGTTGATTTCCGGACGCATGGCAGACGCGGTTCTGGAAGGCCTGGAAGGCCGTCAAGACCATGTGGTTGTAGAAGATGAAGCCAACCAACAACAGGCCGATGTCGCACCTGTCGTGGAATCGTAG
- the hslU gene encoding ATP-dependent protease ATPase subunit HslU, translating to MNREEWTPRQIVGELDKYIVGQRDAKKCVAVALRNRYRRKRLPDEIRDEVFPKNIIMIGPTGVGKTEIARRLAKLVNAPFVKIEATKFTEVGYVGRDVETMVRDLVETAIRIVQTEKMEGVKEKARVMAEESLLDLLAPAPKRQQQTNNPLSMLFPATDEEDSKDEEDDYNNRRQEHQENKQRLREKLAAGLLEDETVELEVDERPPMVEVFSGSGMEDMGINFQDLMGQFFPKKKKMRKMPVSQARKILQQEEAQKLIDMDEVVGEAVTRAEQSGIIFLDEIDKIAGKDYGSGPDVSREGVQRDILPIVEGSTIMTKYGAVKTDFILFIAAGAFHVAKPSDLIPELQGRFPIRVELDNLSEADFQQILTEPANALIKQYTALLETEGIQVEFAPEAIAEIAKMARKLNDEMENIGARRLHTILEKVLEELSFSAPELGTQVIPITSRYVQDKLKDIVQNKDLSRYIL from the coding sequence ATGAACAGAGAGGAATGGACACCCAGGCAGATAGTGGGTGAACTGGACAAGTATATTGTGGGTCAGAGGGATGCCAAAAAATGTGTAGCGGTGGCTCTGCGCAACCGCTATCGCCGCAAAAGGCTCCCCGACGAGATCCGTGATGAAGTGTTCCCTAAGAATATTATTATGATTGGCCCCACCGGCGTAGGCAAAACAGAAATAGCCCGGCGGTTAGCCAAACTGGTGAATGCCCCGTTTGTGAAAATCGAGGCAACAAAATTTACCGAAGTGGGTTATGTGGGCCGTGATGTGGAAACCATGGTCCGCGATTTGGTGGAAACGGCTATCCGCATTGTGCAAACGGAAAAAATGGAAGGGGTCAAGGAAAAGGCCCGGGTGATGGCTGAAGAAAGCCTGCTTGACCTTCTGGCTCCTGCGCCAAAACGGCAGCAGCAGACCAACAACCCCCTTAGCATGTTGTTTCCCGCCACCGACGAAGAGGATAGCAAAGATGAGGAAGACGATTATAACAACCGCCGGCAGGAACATCAGGAAAATAAGCAGCGGCTGCGGGAAAAACTGGCCGCCGGCTTGCTGGAAGATGAAACGGTGGAATTGGAAGTAGATGAAAGGCCCCCGATGGTGGAGGTCTTCTCCGGCTCCGGTATGGAGGATATGGGCATTAACTTCCAGGATCTGATGGGGCAGTTTTTTCCCAAAAAGAAAAAGATGCGTAAAATGCCGGTGAGTCAGGCGCGCAAAATCCTGCAGCAGGAGGAAGCGCAGAAACTTATCGATATGGATGAGGTTGTGGGGGAAGCGGTAACCCGGGCAGAACAGTCCGGAATTATCTTCCTTGATGAAATAGATAAGATTGCCGGCAAAGATTACGGCTCAGGTCCAGATGTTTCCCGGGAGGGAGTGCAGCGTGACATCCTGCCCATTGTGGAAGGGTCAACCATTATGACTAAGTACGGGGCGGTAAAAACCGATTTCATTCTTTTTATTGCCGCCGGAGCCTTCCATGTGGCCAAACCGTCGGACTTGATTCCTGAACTGCAGGGCCGCTTTCCAATCAGGGTGGAGTTGGATAATCTCAGCGAGGCAGATTTCCAGCAGATTCTCACCGAACCTGCCAACGCCCTGATTAAGCAGTATACCGCGCTGTTGGAGACAGAAGGAATACAGGTGGAATTTGCTCCGGAAGCCATAGCTGAAATTGCCAAAATGGCTCGAAAATTAAACGATGAAATGGAAAACATCGGTGCCCGACGGCTGCATACCATTTTGGAAAAAGTATTGGAAGAACTATCATTCAGTGCCCCTGAACTGGGTACGCAGGTCATACCGATCACCTCGCGTTATGTTCAGGATAAATTAAAAGATATTGTTCAAAATAAAGATTTAAGCCGTTATATTTTGTAA
- the hslV gene encoding ATP-dependent protease subunit HslV has translation MFHGTTIVAVLKNGRCALAGDGQVTFGGNTVMKHQAIKVRPIYQGKVLAGFAGSVADAVTLFEKYEEQLEKYQGNLRRAAVELAKEWRMDRVLRRLEALLLVADTESLLVISGNGELIEPDDGVTAIGSGGPYALAAARALHRHTDLDAGEVARQALLIAGEICVYTNDSIVLETL, from the coding sequence ATGTTTCACGGAACAACTATTGTGGCCGTACTAAAAAACGGCCGTTGTGCATTGGCCGGAGACGGCCAGGTTACTTTTGGCGGGAATACCGTTATGAAGCATCAGGCCATTAAAGTCCGACCTATCTATCAGGGTAAAGTGCTGGCCGGTTTTGCCGGTTCGGTGGCCGATGCTGTTACACTGTTTGAGAAATACGAAGAGCAATTGGAAAAATACCAGGGAAACTTGCGCAGAGCAGCGGTGGAATTGGCAAAGGAATGGCGCATGGACCGGGTGCTGCGCAGGCTGGAAGCGCTGCTTTTGGTGGCAGACACGGAAAGCCTGTTGGTTATTTCCGGCAACGGAGAACTGATTGAGCCCGACGACGGCGTCACCGCCATCGGTTCCGGAGGTCCCTATGCATTGGCTGCTGCCCGTGCACTGCACCGGCATACCGATCTGGATGCGGGAGAGGTTGCCCGGCAGGCACTGTTGATTGCCGGCGAAATATGTGTTTACACCAATGACAGCATTGTTTTGGAGACACTATAA